The DNA window GCAGGGAAACAATATACAGTCTTGTTAGAACCTGTCTAATTTGATGCAACACGTGCAGCAGGAGGCACCCACTTGGTAACCACAGTCATATCTTCTCCACTCTTAGCATACAAGATGGGTCTCTATAGAGGGATTAAACAATACTAAGGATCACTGCATCAGATCACTACTATGTATTGGTTTGTTAGAACTCTCTTGATGTTATGACTCCTCTGTCATCTCCTTTTTTTCTAAGGTGGCCTAATTTGTCGAGCACTTCTCTCCACGACTCCAGACCACAGTGTGCACACCTTCATTTCGCTGTCATCACCACAGGCGGGGCAGTATGGAGGTCAGGGACCTTCATTTTACGTTTTAAGCATGTCTAGATAACCCTTGTCCTCCAGAGAATGATGACATTATAGGACTTTTGAaatatcaacaaacagcattgaTTTGTAATAGATCCTAAATTGCAAAACACTGGATCTCTCTGTCTTACTCCACAGACACAGAGTACCTGAGGTGGGTATTTCCTGACTGCATGAAGAAGAATGTGTTTCATATTTGCTACAACAAGATGGGACAAAAAGTTTCTATTTGCGACTACTGGAATGGTGAGAATGAGGGAGGGGGTCTTCAATGATTTGAAATATGTACTGAGGAGAATCTGCACATGGTATTTCATTTCCCCGATAAAAGACACTATACATTTATCTTTCCTCCACAGACCCTCACCATAGGTCCCGCTACCTGCAGAGCAACAGGTTTCTGTCGATGCTTAATGGTGACAGACCTCACAACGACACGAAAGGTAATGGAATGAATTACTGTCATGGCCATTGTATGCTGTATACTTGTGgatgtacagtaaaaatgtgcattgtaaaagaaaaaaaaaacatttctccatTTCACCTCCTCAGCATGGAGGGAAAACTTCCTGCGCATCAAGAAGCTTGTGCTGATTGGAGGACCAGATGATGGCGTCATCACCCCATGGCAGTCCAGGTTTCACTGTCATCAGAGTTTTACAATTCATATAAACACTGTTGATTCTCTGTCATTTTAATGTGTCTATGATAAATAAGCCTAATTTATCAGTGGTGGATATAACAGCCTTCTTGTCATATGTTCCTCATATTTGACAATATCATCACTACAacactgtaaatgtattatttatatgtGGATAAGCATCTGGTGCCaatgtaaagacagaaaaagagaactACAGTGTACAGAACATCCTTCAAATTAGCTAAGATCAAGGCTgtaggtttgtttttagttcACCTTTAAATATGTGAATGCTTTTCCctgcatttatacatttatatcaatCTAGAAAATAACATAATGGAGTTGGTTATTGGGCATTCCAAATTAATAATAGTtatgataaaagaaaataaggaaTTTAACACACTAGCCCCACTTAAAAGtttaataaatattgtatttgctTCTCTTCTTTACTGCCTTCTCTTTGATTGATGTTCAATAGCGTTTTTAGGAAAATACAGactataaatcaaaacataCATTAAGAACTTAAAAACTTGCAGAGGAGttaggagtatttttacaacCCTGAGTCTTGCCTGCAGGTCTGACTTTCAGGCTGCAGGTACAacctccaccaatcagagggCAGCTTACAGTAATACTTGAAAGCGACCTAGATGAACATAACATTTTTATCAATATATCTCTTCTCTCTGGATTTTGGCTGATTGAAAGTAAcgattctgacattttagtgaCTAAATCAAACTGCAACCTTAAAAGTGAGGGAgacaaaaataggattttgaaaagtAATCTCCAGTGGAAATTACACGTTTGGCTTTGAAAGATACTCGGGCGAAGCAAGACAATGAAGTAGTTACTAACAGAGCCTTCAAAATGTGTGTTGAGTGAACTGTTTCTGgtcaaaacagcagcagagatttCGAGACCTCTTTGCCTGGACTGactgtttcctcttttctaCACAGCCACTTTGGATTCTATGACAGCAACGAAAACATTGTAGAAATGAGGAACCAGGAGGTGAGTTGCAAACTAATGTGAATATTTCATCGCAACTCTGTCAAACCCTACACCTATGGTAAACTGTATCACTTCTACATCGACTGGAAACCCatcttcattttaattttaggCCCTCCGTCAAATGGTaggcatctctctctcctcctatTTTGTGATAACCcatccttctcttcttctctccctttgAAAGTTTTACAAGAACGACACGTTTGGGCTGAAGATGCTGGACGCTCGTGGGGACATGTCGGTGTGTGTTCACTCTGGAGTGAAACACATTCAGTGGCACTCCAACTTCACAGTGTTCAGGAGCTGCATAGAGAAGTGGCTCACATGAAAACAACTCACCTACAGAGTGTGAAAGATGTTAATGCAAGGTATTACTCAACAGAAATAGACCCTActggctacacacacagacgtcGTTATGTTTGTGAAAATAGCTCATGCTTGTGCAAGAGATGTGCAGATGATTGATATTTtagaaacagaaggaaaaaaacaatgatttaccaatgacattttcaaaaaacattcacaatcCCTTAGAGAAGAGaccttaatgactttggtgatcctctgatttttcctctagcgtcaccatgaggttcacaaatgtggttttgagtgaaatgttgcAACAACTACTgatagattgccatgacatttggtacagagaTTCGTGTttcccacaggatgaattattataactctggtgatcctttaacaggtcaaaatgttttatgaccTTACCATCAGCCTTTGTGTTTAttgccaattagcaaatgttagcatgctaacatgctaaactaagatggtgaacattgtaaacattgttAGCATCAGCATGTCATTGTGGGCATGCTAGCATGTTGGTGTGTGCCTAAGAACAGCCTAACGGTAAAGACCCCCATTCAttctcatttgcataaagttgaaaTTTACCAACTTTAATTTTCAATATCTATGCAGTATTTTGCCgaaaaactgacaacaaaaaagcGATGCAGTGGTGGGTAAGAAGGTTTAGTCTTTACGTGCTGAGGAGACATGACTGTGGAGGGGAAGATCATTACTGTACCTTTTAATGTCTCTGGCCTCCAGGatcacagatacaaacaaaaatgaagtgCTGCTTGGCAAAACGTCACGGTAATTGTTGGATAAAGTGCtggttgcttatttacacaatgtTTGCTAATGAGCAAGCTACTGACTAGCTTGCTAGCTTTGACACGCCCACAGTAACAAGAGAGTAGAGGTGGAGGCGATGTGCGATTTAAGTGAGTCTTTACCATTACAGAGCAACtagcatgtgttttatttataaggCAGTAACCATGCAAAaataaaggtaacaaaaatatacaaaagaaaaaatttgTCCAGATCTATCCTTGATTCTTCCCTAAGAAAAAAGAGATCCAACTAttgtaatgtattattattcCTCATCCTATTACAATAACAACATCTatagtttctttctttcccaaACTCTTTATTAAGATGGGTACGGACATGGTTTCCAtatcttaatgttgtagttTTCCTTGATAGATTATAATGGATTATTTCCTTATGAAGCATCCCAGTGAGTTCAATTAACcaatttttaaatattgagGGTGCATATATATTTCACACTTtttatatattctgttttgCAATAACCATGCCAAATTGTAATTCCTTTTGCTTCCTGGGAACATTTGTCTAATGAGCATTTATCAGGTTTTCAGATGAAACTAAAACAAATTAGCTAAGGATCAAGTAGCATGAATACTTTTTATTGGTCCATTTTGTGTTCAGACTTTATATTTGAAAcagcttttacattttgtaaatatcTGCTTGTTTTTGCTTTCTTCTGAATAAAAAAAGTCTTTCACACACAACCAAAAATCAGTAGTCTTGGATTTTTAGTGctttgaaattctctttacagaAACATCCTCAAATGGTCCTTAATATTATGGGTAATACAGTAAAGTGACACAGTAAGCCTGCATCAAGGAAATACATGAGCAATGTCCATCAATCGCTGTCCTCTGGTGGACGTTTATGGTACTTTGGAGTCCTGTAAAGTGATCCACACACAGCATAGCCTGCTTTGTCCTCCTCCACTCTGGAGTTAAATTTTTTGTTGCTCTTCTGCTACAAATGCAACATGATGGAGAGTTTCAGCCCATAGCAGCTCAGTGATATGTTTCTACCTTATGTAATTTGATTGATCTGTAAGTGGGTTTTTTTCAaccattacattcatttggaaGACACTTTTGGCCAAACCTTATCATTTAATGTCTAATTTCCACCTGCCAAAAGGCATTGTTAGAAACatgtggaacattttgaatGATATAAAGTCAATTTTAGTGATTGTCCATATTTCATCCtttttgataaatgttttagattGACCTATATCCTATTTCATTGTTGAGAGTTAAGATGTTTATGCAGCTTGTCCTGATAACCTGTATAGATAATGTTCACTCAGCCCCCGACTGTATACATGTTGACTCTTTTGCCCTTTACACATGATTAGATAGCATAGGGGGCGTGATAAATTAAACCAATTGATTTTCCTTAACTGATTCACAGGGGTTGAGTTATGGATTCTGAGGTAATAGGAAAAAAAGGACTTTAAAATATGTAGCTTACATATGATATATTTCCCAATCAGCTCTGGTTCTTATCCATTTCTAGTTCAGATTATTGCTGTATTATTTGTGTAGGAAAATATGTTGAATGCAAAAATCACCTTCATTTTCAGCAGATTTAGTCTGCCACAAACTGTAATTATTCATAAATGACAATGTATTTTGTACGGAACtagaaaaaatatgaatatgctCTACCTTGCCATGCATGCACAAGATACACTTGTCAGTTGCACATGGCAAACTGATTACCATTATGATTACAACTGGGATCATCAAAAGCGCTTTTTACCATTCTTGTTTCTGGTTCTTATAAATTTGGAACCGGTTTCAATTAGCAACAGTTCTTAATACATATGAATATACAACAATTAATTCATCACACAGCCACAGACATGTACATGCGGAGGTTCTGTCCTCTAAGGTGatgaatttgtttttgagtaAGCACAAAAGATTATTTAGGCAGCAAAAGTTTTTTTCTCATAACTTATTATATAacaattatgacaaaatttgaTAAAGTTCCTCATATGTGatagaatataataaatatgacTACAGTATGTCATAATTATATGAAAGTATCTATCATATTTATGCCTATGGTATCTCATAATTATGATTAAGTTTTTATATAATTATGAGATAACAAGTCATAAATATGAAACCATAACTCATAATACTGTGTCATGATTATAAGATACAAAGTTATAATTATGTAGAACACTGACAAAGCCAAATGAGAGATCCAAAAGCCTCCCCAGGGGGCGCGAGAGAGTTGAAGGGGAGGCATGGAGGGAGAGACATGAAGCAAAGTTATTGCATGAGGTGAATTTGAGTTAAAAATAGCACTCCTTCAAAGAGTcttaactcagtcaaatcttaacacacagacatgaacatATATTGATATCATTCAGTGTGACTAACACTTcccgaggatatcattatctgCGACGTCCATCGCGGAAAAACGTCCATAAGTCCGCTTAGAAATCAGAGAGAAAAGACGcttcagaacttgcctgagaatcatcacgtttttaagttttcttcagtatgaAAGTGATCCAGTGATagctgtctgtacatccatgggtgcaatgcaaacaggaactgctaatagctaattcggcatacttttaatgatgCAAATTTGTaaccaaatataaaaacactgggCTCAAAAAGAGAACACCAGTGGGCTACACAGCTGGTAAATCACTGACCAGCACAGGTTGTCAAAATCAGTCTGAAGGGGGCTTTAGTTTCTCATaatcatgaaataaaaagacataaatctGGGAGAAAAACTTGGGTTGTGATTATTTTAATAGCAGAAATTACACTAATGTGTTTATTAGCCGATATTTTTGTTCTACAAAGCTGTTAATAAATACTCGACTGTGCAGTGAGGAGTGACAACACGACCGATCGGTAAATGAATTGTGTgctctttatatttatatatttttttaagtctCTCAGCCAGCGTTTGCAGACGTCCTCCCTCTCGCTCGCGCTGCTCTAAACAGGTATGACCGATGACGTCAGCAAGGTGACACCCACCTCTCTTCCTCAGTTCCCGGTGGAGATTTTACTTGTAAGAAAACTTGTTACCTACATTTCCGTTTTCTGTTGACTTCGCCTCATTTAGGCTATTCTGAGACGACAATGAAGATTTTCTTCTTCGCTTGACGgactttaactttttttacGTTCAGCGGGTGAAGCCCGGGGGACTGAAACGTAAGACTGCGCTTCAAAATACTTTATATGAAAgctaattgtgtgtttgtgaagccTGTGTTAAAACcagactgaactgaactgaggGCGGTGAAAGCTCACAGTGATACTCTTGCCTGCATGTTGAAACATTGCAGCTACACTTTCACAGGCTGACGTTACTTTCACATTGAATCGCTGCACTTCAGTTGCTTAAAATAGCATCAGATAGACGATAGTTTAACTGTTTCCCACTGGTGGATGAAGAGTTTCCCCGTTTGGAAACACGTCACGTTGTTTGTGGTTCACGGAAAAAAAGATTACTGGCTTAAATTGTTGTTTAAGGTCATGGATACAGGCACATTTTCACGTTTATGGTTTTA is part of the Siniperca chuatsi isolate FFG_IHB_CAS linkage group LG9, ASM2008510v1, whole genome shotgun sequence genome and encodes:
- the LOC122881729 gene encoding lysosomal thioesterase PPT2-A-like, with the protein product MKTPQIIRGSPVLLLLLLTGVCIDGYKPVIIVHGIFDGPKEFKTLSLYITKVHPGTEVTVIDLYDDLASLKPLWRQVQGFRKSINSIMQKAPDGVHLLCFSQGGLICRALLSTTPDHSVHTFISLSSPQAGQYGDTEYLRWVFPDCMKKNVFHICYNKMGQKVSICDYWNDPHHRSRYLQSNRFLSMLNGDRPHNDTKAWRENFLRIKKLVLIGGPDDGVITPWQSSHFGFYDSNENIVEMRNQEFYKNDTFGLKMLDARGDMSVCVHSGVKHIQWHSNFTVFRSCIEKWLT